Genomic DNA from Telopea speciosissima isolate NSW1024214 ecotype Mountain lineage chromosome 2, Tspe_v1, whole genome shotgun sequence:
cttCACCCATTTTTAGTCCCAAAAAAAGaacttttattattgaaataagaaaggaaaaaaaaaaagaattaataaaCAAGTAAGTCCACCTTAATTGTATCATTAggtttaaaaaaaggaaaaatcttgtTGCAACCAAAgttgatgaaaagaaaattgtaatcttacttttttgacCGTCTAGGATAACACAATTTTTTACACAACAATGAATTTCGCATAGCGCACGCCACCTTTACGCCCTGACACAGAGGTGCGTGAAATGACTATCGCATCCCCCCTAAACCCCGAAAATGACCAGGTGGTACGGTGATCATTTCACGCTCCCCTTTGTCAAGGTGCATGGATGGTGTGTCTGGCGTGACCAAGTGGCATTCTTTCTTGagtttctttcaattcttttttacccatgcattaaataactttgaaaaatgaaacaaaacacaatcaaaagaaggttacaacttcagattcgCTGCTTTGGTGACAAGAATGTGCacctcaaaaaaaaatgtgagagagaaagagagatttaaTTCGTAGGAAAAGAATCTCTCAGCCACCATTACAGGTATAGAAACAcctcattttctctttctctcataaAATTATGTTGTTGCCCTCTTATGTACGATACCGTTTTGTCACATGCCCATAGGTGGGGTCACCTGACTTACTCGAGAACCATGTAGAGAGCGTGTCCATTTCATAACTAAATATATTGGCAATTGAAGCGTGAGGTTGGAAGTTTTTGACTTAAAAATTCAAGACTTGATTGATACCTGTGATAGTAAATCCCATATTCATTCCTGAAAtctcttgtgttttttttttgggtagaaggaAAAAGTGGGAAAACACACATGAGGAGGCCATGAGGCCCATGACCCACAAACTCAGCAAATCTCTAGTAAGAAAATCAATTATCAATCTTCGATCTCCTTTATTTGACCAATCGCCTTCCCCTTTTTGGGGGCTTTTCGTACGCTACTCTCTACACCACACACTCTTCTCCACTCTACCCCAGAAAAGATACTCTCGCTTTCAACGGCCCAGTGGGGGCCCATTAGGGCCCATTTCCCCATTCCAAAGCCTTCGAATCTCCTCGAGATTCCGCAGGAGAGAACAAAACCCTGACGACCCACGCGGTCCAACCTCAACCCTCAATCTCGAGTTGTACAACAACGACCGGTTTGACCGTTTGTCTCTAATTTACAAATGAAGATAGTACACCAACGGCACGGTCTACTATAACCTGCACGTGCAATGGTGAAATGCATTAAGCATGACGTCATCACATGTTTTCAAGGTGATGATTATCCCATACATCGATAAATGATTGTACGCCCGGATCATTATCTACTCTATTTCTTTGCCTGGTCTTTTTCCCTAAGTTCTTTTAATAAGGGGGcaaaaaatgatcaccctaccccctatcCAAATttgggtgggatccactcccccatATTAGAGAAATTGGGGGAAATGAACTGGGCAAAAAATGGAGTAGATAAGGACATGGTGTTACAATCTCACACGTGTGAAAGTGAAATGCAGTAAGTATGAATGTATGATGTCCTCACATGTTTGAGTTCGATTGTCATTGCTGATTTCGATTGGATTGAAATCAATCGGACCAATCCGGTttgatcatggttttagtgcacggtattagATCGGGTATCGATCACCTGCAAAATTGATACGACATGGATCGGCCATATTAGACAAATTTGCCCTTGGTTTCTTTTAAAAACACAtgatttttgactattttacctcCCTTGTCGTACCCTGTCACCTATATGGTATCAGGATCGATGAATAACAGAACCATTACATATCACCCGATACGTGATAcaatactgatacctcaaaccacgGTCCTAATTCCATTGTTGTAAACCCTAACAACTTAGAATCGATCAGAGTTGATTCTGATTAACACTGAGTCCGATTGATTTTGATTAACCTTGATTCTTTAGATTTATCAAGTATAGGaccaaatcaaaatcgaacaaACTGATTTGGATCTGATTCCATTCTTTTAAACTCTATGAGTTTATTATGACCATCATTGATTACGATTGATTCTAATTAACCTTGATTCCATAAGTCTAATCGATTGATGATCAATTCTAAGATAACTCAAATTAGAATTGATAGAGACTGAACGGGTGTCAATTGGTTAATTTGGTACGATTTTTGTTAAGTTGAACCATCGAGGGCCAAATCGAAGTTGATCTGATAAAGGAAGGCTTGGttttaattttctcttattGGATTTTTATTAGTTAGATATCAGTCTCCGGCCGATTCGGTTTACCatgcattataaataaagggtaaGAAAACAGTAACGGATCGTGTAGCCTTTGCACCAACGTAGTAGCTAGTCAATGAAAGTGCTCACAGAGATTGGTTTTGGATGTAATTTTCGATTCCACTGAAGACTTAAATGGTTTTTTCATGCACAAAAGCATTGATTTGTATCTAGACTTAGGAACCACACAAtcagttagcgttctttttcccataaacaaatatgggattttttatttttcattttttggatttcaGGTTTATAATTTATACTAGTTAATCCGATATTTGGTTTCGATCGGCAAAATTTTTCAACCGATTTCATGATACCTTAAACCAAAGTCATCCCAATAAAAAATTCGGTGGAATTCTGTTCCATTTTTTTGATTATTTGACCAGGTCGGTTTTGTTTTTCACAACCCTGACTGATTCTTTAAAACCCTGGTTGAGTTTGACCTGTGACGTATTATTATatgagttttgtttttttttttcttataaaaataaaagaaatatattaaGCCGATACATGATTTACATATAGTTTATAGACAAAATGAGACTTAAGGCTCTAGGTTTTTTGAGCCCAAAACAGGAAGATGGTAGACAAAAAATCATCCTGGATGTGATTGAAACCTACACTTGGGATCAAtccaaaatcttcaaaaaataatttaaagtaGACAAGGGCCAAGTGGATTGACTTAGAGATGGAAGAAAACCGCACAACAACATGTgagagcaccaaacttctttcacctTTAGACTCATCTTTTTGGCATGAGCTAGACCTgtcacaatttcaaaaaattcaggttcTAGGTCGTGATGAGGATTAATATAACCTGCAATGATCAAAATGAATTTaccatctaacaaaatgcagaATGCCCAACCAAAGATCCTAGAACTCTGGAATTGGATATGATAAAGAAGTGACAGAGAGAAAATCTAAAATAggtaaaaatgataaaaaaagtGACGGAGAGAAAATCCTCAGAGTGATTAGTTACATCAAGGAATGAAATAGGGGGGGGAATAACTGAAGATCCTTCAACCAACGTTCAATCTTCCTCATAACTAACAGAGGATTAGGCTTAATCGAATCAAACATAATACAGTTCTTGGAGTCCCAAATAAAACAACAAGTTATAATAaacaccagaaaaaaaaaaccaattcaaAGAAGACTTGTCAAGATTCCGATGCAACAAGGTGAAAATGCAAAAATGTTCCAAGGAGGGGTAAGAGAAAAACTCGATTCTCAGACTTAGAGGACCAGCTGTCCATATATGTTTAATCCAATCATAAAAGAGGAAAGTATGCCAATAAATCTTGATACAAGTGCCACAAAAAGCACAAATAGGATCAATTTGAGTCTTTTTTAAAAGAGTATCCTTAACCGGAAGCCCtgcttgaaatttttttttaccttagGATGAATTTAAGTTTCTAAAAAATCACCATGAGACAAGAGGTAAGAGGTAAATCATGAGATGGAGAATTAGAGAGCAGAGAACATCAAGATTGTTACTTTGGGGCTCACCATTCCATGGCAAGCACTAGGCCGTGGGCCGTGCTGGTACTGGTACTCGGCCCAACCAAGCGCCAAATTCCAATCTTGTATATTGATTATAAAAATAACCCGACCGGAATATTCGTAGCCCAAAGTTGGAAACCTTCTGGATTCCTCATGTCCAAACAGTCTTTGGGGTCGTCTGATAAAGCCAGGTGACCAATGCTGTGCCAGCAGTGCAATAAGACATTGACAACCCCATGAAACTTTCCCGCTCCaccccccttctcttttctttgcctCTTCCACTCCCTAAACGTTGACCCCATTAATGCTGCCCATTTACTATGTTATCCTCCCCTCATTAATAgctctttttccttatttttcttaataattaagtagaggggaaaaaaaaaaaatgccctaACAGCTGACATAGGATGGACCGATGGGGTAAGTATCAGTTACTCACATGGGGACATTGGGAACAGATCTGAACTCTCCATGgtgtgtgggacccatgccccatggagggttcagatatGTCCCCCTTGTCCCCAAATAGGGAgcaggagggggaggggaaatgacaattttaccctgtgaaatatataaaaattccaCCCTTGTTGATGCCACCGGCCCACCACCATGACAATTAGATTATTACTCCTTCAAATAACATGGGGAAGAGCTTcagttttaagtttaaattgATAGAACCACAAATTGAACCCCAAAGTTTCTTTCACCCATGATCTCATGCATCCTGGTGCTTGGATGAGATTTCAAGAACAAAGATAAAGGTATTTTGTACATTCATCATATAAGGAGAGTAATTATGAGATTACAACGGTTATCTTCACTCTTTTAAGGATTTTAATTCTCTCAAACTCCCTAAAATGTGCCATGCGGAGGTGcggggtggagatgtcaacactTGATAGTTTGAACATCCAATAGTCTAATGTTATTgacttcgttttttttttttttttctcttcttttcattaTTCTTGAGCTCGGCATCGTTGGATATCCGAACTGTCAagtgttgacatctccaccccgaactaTCTCgcttttaaggaattggagaagattgttttccctcttttttctaGCACAAAATGTCATTTGGATTTTATAACCTTCTAATTGGATTGAGAAAAGATATTTCAAATCTTCAACAATAGTGACAAAGTTAAAATAgttacattttcttttttgttttttggaggtaAATAAAGAGTTACATTCACATTTTAGGAATCCAATCAGAGATCGAGTTCTCATTACACTTGGATGGGCATGGAGGAACATTGAAGGCCATTTTTGACCTCCAACATATAAGGAAAGCAATGATGACTTAAGATTTGTAGATGAATTCTTCACTAAGAAAGGAGCTTTTAGGTTCAACTTGAAGTACTGCTTCCATCCTATACACCAAAGAGTAAGGTGCAACCCCAATTAGATTGCGAATAGATGTTCGATATACCTAAAGTGCATACTAAAATTTGTTCGATCAGTTCAAAGAATCACCTTCGTATTCTTGTTAGTTACTTCTTTTGTTCCATTGGTTTGTATTCAGTAAAGCGAAACATTTATGTCActgtatttaaaaaaagaaagaaaaaataaaaaaacaaaaaaaaaagactaccTAATCGCATGTGATATACAATTTCTACTGCCAGACATAAGGTCACACGAAATGATTGCCGCAAccccataaaaaaacaaaaatcctttAAAACACGAAAGTCATTTTGGCGAttgtagcattctctttcccaaaaagaaaaacactatTTCAATCACTTTCCACCTTAACTCCAATAAACAAACGGGGCCACACAGGATCTTCAGTCACATGGCCTCGTTGTGTTTATTCTAAACAGCCACCAAAAATAGTTAAGTTGCATTTGGCCTTCCGTAAAAGAAAGGAATTTCCGATTCTTATCTCTCTCACAACTCACACAAGTCACacacaaaagaaggaaaaaaaaaatcgaactCTATTATTATTCtatgatttatattttatacaaaatctctttttaattttaattcgaGACCCAATCAATCAAAAATCATTTATCCCCAACCATTACGGAAATAATTCTGATGATCAGAAAACGGAAGTAACGTCTCTTCAAGGCTTCTTCATCACTGACCTTGAAGAATTTATAACTCTCCTTATTCTGACGATCTCactactccctctctctctctctttcctcatgtcttcttcagttcttcacgCTTCTCTGTCTCTCAAtcaatctttctctctctagttTTTACTGGTTTTCTCTAATTTTAAATTGAATCGTCTTTGAATCAGTAAATGGAGTTGCTTAGCTaagatttttgtttctttcctttattttactCGAACTTATATATAAAACCACTACAGACTTCCATAGACAGAATTACGGTCTCTGATTCATACTACCTGTACCTGTCTGCTAGTGTGTCCTCGTGTTAGACTTAGGAGACcatgggaggaggaggaggaggaggagacggAGCGGCTGAAGCCGACCACAATAGTTCTTCTGCAGCTGCTTctgttggtggtggtagcgcCGCCACTGCCACAGGCGTTCAGATCCAACCTAGTCGGAGGTTGCCGGATTTCTTGCAGAGTGTGAATCTGAAGTATGTCAAGTTGGGTTATCATTACTTGATCACTCATCTCCTAACCCTATGCCTCATCCCTCTCATGGTCGTGATCGTGATCGAGGCCGCTCAGATGAACCCAGAGGATGTCCGCCATCTCTGGCTTCACCTTCAGTACAATCTCGTCAGCGTCATCATCTGCTCTGCCTTCCTTGTCTCTGGCACTACCGTCTACATCATGACTCGCCCTCGCCCTGTCTACCTCGTCGATTACTCCTGCTACCGGCCTCCTTCTCGGCTCCAGGCTCGGTTCCACGAGTTCATGGAGCACTCTAGACTCACCGGAGACTTCGACGAGTCATCACTTGAGTTCCAGCGCAAGATCCTCGAGCGTTCCGGTCTCGGCGAGGAGACCTATGTTCCAGAGGCTATGCATTACCTCCCTCCTCGACCTTCCATGGCGGCTGCTCGTGAAGAGGCAGAGCAGGTCATGTTTGGCGCTCTTGACAATCTCTTCCTCAAcacctccattaaacccaagGATATTGGGATTCTTGTTGTGAATTGTAGCCTCTTCAATCCGACGCCTTCGCTTTCCGCCATGATCATCAACAAGTACAAGTTGAGGGGGAACATCCGGAGCTTTAATTTGGGTGGGATGGGTTGCAGTGCTGGAGTCATTGCCGTTGACCTTGCCAAAGATATGCTCCAAGTGCATCGGAACACTTATGCGGTCGTCGtgagcacagagaacatcacccaGAACTGGTATTTTGGGAACAAGAAGTCGATGTTGATACCCAATTGCTTGTTCCGGGTTGGTGGCTCCGCTGTTCTGCTCTCCAACAAGTCCGCCGATAGGAGAAGGGCCAAGTACAAGCTTGTTCATATTGTTAGGACCCACAAAGGGGCGGACGACAAGGCATTTCGATGCGTTTATCAGGAGCAGGATGATGCAGGTAAAGTCGGGGTCTCTCTGTCCAAGGATCTAATGGCCATCGCTGGAGGGGCCCTTAAGACCAACATCACCACCCTGGGCCCGCTCGTCCTCCCAATTAGCGAGCAGCTTCTTTTCTTCGCTACTCTGGTTGCCAAGAAACTGTTCAATGCCAAAGTCAAGCCTTACATCCCTGATTTTAAGCTTGCTTTCAATCATTTCTGCATACACGCCGGAGGAAGGGCTGTGATTGATGAGCTGGAGAAGAACTTGCAGCTGCTACCCATACATGTTGAGGCTTCTCGGATGACTCTCCATCGATTCGGGAACACATCATCCAGCTCTATATGGTATGAGTTGGCCTACACTGAATCCAAGGGGAGGATGCGTAAGGGTCAGCGTGTCTGGCAGATTGCTTTTGGGAGTGGTTTTAAGTGTAACAGTGCAGTATGGGAGGCCCTCCGCAATGTCAAACCATCTCCCAAGAGCCCATGGGAAGATTGCATTGATAGGTATCCAGTGAATACAGTTGCATAGATCAACCACAGCTTGATTAGAGACTCTTCATTCAGAAATCAGGACGATAGTTTCAGATACATTAGATTCTGTCTCACTATTTTATTCATGAGCGCTCTTTTTTATTTGACCATGAAAGTTATAATGTTACTTTCTCTGTTGTTTTAATTTCTTCTGTCTGTGTGTCTCAAGCACTATTATTGATTCTTGAACTGCTGTTCTTGTACTATAATGCTTTGGGATTTTTCAAGCTGAACCCTTGTATTAGTATTAATCTGAAGATTCAATCCTTTGTTGCAATCTTATTCCGAAACTAATCTTGGTGTGCATGTCTATAATTGTCAATCAGAAAAATTCGGTGATATTAAAGGCAATTTTTGTCGTGTCTATAGATAAGAGGAGTAACTGGTTCTCTACAGAACCTCAAGTGAGTAGACCTATTGATAAGATTGAAACCATCATTATTTATGACCATAATATTAATTTAATGACACAGAATCCTGCAGACTACTGCAAGAATTGTGTCACTAAAGGGAGAAACAATCTAACTTGATACAAACTTCTGTTACTGCTTAAAGAAAGTGAGAGACACTTTCCTTCCTACAATTGCCATTTCCCCATGGCCTTCTTCCCAGGGCTGTTGGCTATGGTAGATAAGCCTATCACAATGAAGAAATTTCCCTGTGAGTGGAATAAAATGATTGCTGAAGTTCAGGCTCCTTAGGGACTGAATTGCTTAAGCTCATGCTAGACGACAGTTGAACCTTGTGAATATCTCGTTCAACTGGGTTCTGAAATCGTGTAATTTTGAGTTCAGACAAGTTGACCAAAACTAGGGCAGGTAGGAGATCCACTTACGTATGGGAGTATATTATTCATgagtagattttttttatatttttgctcATGTAAAATATAGTTTCTGCTTTGGCTGTAGTTTACTTTATTGTATTGTTCTGCCGTACTTCTTTATTCCTCTATGTTCTTGCAGAAAAATTATTgctcataaaagaaaaaaagagaaagtgcaGAATTTTGGCATTTCAATTATTCATATCAgtgtatttttttccccttaggATAAATAACAACCCTTATTGAACATTGTCGCTCTTTCTTGAAGTGGTCTACTTAGTAAAATCTATTCTGGGTCATCCCCAGGGATGAGCTGAATGCCATTATTGCGGCTCAAGCTAGTATGGTCACTGCAACTATTTCAAACATGCAGTAAATCTATGTATTAAATGGCTCAAATGTTGTAACCCTATTTTCTGCTACTCTTTTTTTGCATAGAAAGGGTAAAGAAATGAGAATAAATGCACTGGATAATGTTGTTGTAAATTAGCAATTTGAAATAGAAAGCAAGCTTGGCAGCCCAAAAGAATATAGTATTGGAACTCACTAACCAAATGATTCTATAAATTGAATACAAGCATAACAATCATATTCATACCTCTCAGCTTATTTATAGGTTTTGATTTctcttacaaataatcaatctgtCATGACTTTAGTGCCATATTTTGGGACCGGATTTTAAATTCCTTTATGGAAACAAAGCTAGCTAGAAAATCTTTGCTACTCTCTATGGATATCAGATATATGTGTTCTTTTTGAAATCTTCACAATAAAGAATCCCAAAATATACCCAACCTTTGGCCATGCCTGCCACCCTGTAAGCGGGTTTCGTTGCATTCCTTTCCTTCCATATGAAGCATAGAATAGCAGATGGGAGAAGCAAACAATCTTTCATAGGCTTTGAAGATCCATTTCTACCATTTCGGCTGTCCAAAATATCTTTCAGAGCACCTTTTCTGTTTCAacttccccccctccctcccccttctcATTCAACAAAAGATGCCAAACTTCTAAAGCATGCTTACAGTGTATGGGAATTGGGAAGATGAAGAATAGATTTCTCCTCATAAAGATGAAGTATAAAGTATTGGGTAGACAATTGGGAAGATGATGAATAGATTTCTCCTCATAAAGATGAAGTATAAAGTATTGGGTAGACAATGGCCTCTGGTTTTCAGGTGGTCAATGGCCAACCTTTCGTCTAGAGATGCTGTCCAGAAGGAAAACTGAATTTTTGAAGGAAACCATTTGACTCATGTACCCTTCAAAGGAATTTCAGGATGGATTTCCCTATAAAATATGTAACACTGGAATCGCTTGAAGCTTCAAGATTCCATATgcttttgtcctcaaaattcaTGTCCTGCTGAAGACTAGAAAGCTGATTGAGGATGACTGTATGTACTTCTCAAACATCAAGATCACATTTGACATTGTAAGTCACCAGACAACGACTAGGATTTCTTAGGTTGGAATATAATCAATTTACGTCaaggagttgccacctagataagggtctaggacccgtACATCTCTCTTTTGAGAGAGAAAATTAACTCACGATTGATAAGGTAGGGTTCTtcccagatctctgggtaggtTCAAAGTTACGTGTTGGGAAGCTTTTACACACCCAGCCCATCCCGGCCGAAGACCGGTCGCTTTCTGTTTAAATCATTCACATTGATGTTACGTGTTTAGTGCCCATCATAATTAGTAATTCTAGTCCTAATCTAGGTAATTAGGTTGagcaatatatatatgtaaaaaggaaaggaaaggaaaggaaaggaaaagggaaaagatgaCTGAACCTGGGCATTAATAAAGCTGTCCAGGCTACCTACGTACCCTCATAAGGATTAAGCTAAGCGTAATTCAGGAACATATTGAAAAAACAGTTATATATGCATGGCAAGGTACTATAAACAAATAGCATAAACCTATGTACCTCTTGTAGAAGTCCGAAAATGTAGGGAATACCTTGATCATAAACCTGTGGCAAAAGATTCCTTTTTAGCCTTCTTTGTCGGTAGAGTGAAATGTGCCTTAAATTAGGCACGACTTCGGACATTTCAGGAGTTATCTCAATTAAGAGGATGATTAGAGGAATCTGTTGTCGATGACCATGTGTCTAATGGGATTCCCCAAAAAGATTCCTTTTGGGCCTAGGGTTAGTATTTAGTGTGCATATATTTCATTTGGGCAGCACAACAGCATATGTAAGACAGTTATTTAAATGTTTTGGAAATCATTTAAGCAGCACAACGGCATACataaacattttattatttGGAAAACCCTAAATTGGCCTTCTTTGTTGGTAAAGTGAAGCGTGCCGAGCTAGACTTGGGGCATTTCAGAAGTTATCTCATTTAAGAGGATGATAAGAGGAATCCGTTGACGATGACTGTGTCTAACGGGATTCCCCAAAAAGATTCCTTTTTGGGGCCGGGTTAGTAATCAATGTGCATATATTTCATTTGGGCAGCACAACAACATATGTGAGACagttatttgaatgttttggaAATCATTTAAGAAGCACAACATACataaacattttattatttGGAAAACCCTAAATTGGCGTCATAACGGCATTAATGTAGGGGTTTCATTCACCTTTTTTATGGAGTATTGCTGGTTCATTTACATTTTGATTGCATCTTGCATGGATCCTGTACAATATAAATCTGGAGCACTACAGCAACAAATTTCATCCATCAATGGTTCTCCACTTGCGGCACACCTAATCTGCAATTTTCTGCAATGATTAACATCATGAATCTGGAACATATTTACCTGCTCTGTTTTTGGGTAGTTTTTGGGCAGTTTTGAGACATTATTGCCCTCCCTAATAAGGTCCTTCCACCGTTATTTGAAGTGGATCCAAGCCTCTGATTATCTGTGGTGAGAAAAATCTCCTCAAATCTGAGATGTGATCTCAGTTTctggttttttatttcttatctcTTAATCGGCCATTGGATCATTACTAGTTTGTGGGGTTTTCATATACTATTGACATACTATATTTGACAAGAAGTTGAGCACTATTGAAGTTGTTTAATTTGAATTCTACTGCAGCGGTATTTCTGACCAGAATTGATTTTATTGGTGGTGTTCCTCTTCATATACTTATTGACCTTGCACTACTGTGACTATTATTGTTTGGTGCTTTCACTGGATATTAAGAGCCATCCATCATTATGTATTGGAGCTTAACGGATCTGGAAATACTGCTGGGTTACTGCAGTCAAAACTGACTTGAAGTTCCATTGTTTTTGTGCCCTTTTGCTGCAACTATAGATTGTATATACCTCCATCTATGACCATTGATTGCCTGAGAAATTCTGGGGCTTATAATTTGTTAGAAccataggggtattttagacccttttcatatgttttttatgtttctgttatgtgggctttagtcccacattgtttatttgtacttttattctctattctcattgatataaataaagagcttgggatgatcattaatcatccaagccttactctaattctaaatctgttaacatggcatcagagcatgttttgaattagggtcctctaccttctattttcagctctttctttctcttctctctttctc
This window encodes:
- the LOC122652142 gene encoding 3-ketoacyl-CoA synthase 4-like — protein: MGGGGGGGDGAAEADHNSSSAAASVGGGSAATATGVQIQPSRRLPDFLQSVNLKYVKLGYHYLITHLLTLCLIPLMVVIVIEAAQMNPEDVRHLWLHLQYNLVSVIICSAFLVSGTTVYIMTRPRPVYLVDYSCYRPPSRLQARFHEFMEHSRLTGDFDESSLEFQRKILERSGLGEETYVPEAMHYLPPRPSMAAAREEAEQVMFGALDNLFLNTSIKPKDIGILVVNCSLFNPTPSLSAMIINKYKLRGNIRSFNLGGMGCSAGVIAVDLAKDMLQVHRNTYAVVVSTENITQNWYFGNKKSMLIPNCLFRVGGSAVLLSNKSADRRRAKYKLVHIVRTHKGADDKAFRCVYQEQDDAGKVGVSLSKDLMAIAGGALKTNITTLGPLVLPISEQLLFFATLVAKKLFNAKVKPYIPDFKLAFNHFCIHAGGRAVIDELEKNLQLLPIHVEASRMTLHRFGNTSSSSIWYELAYTESKGRMRKGQRVWQIAFGSGFKCNSAVWEALRNVKPSPKSPWEDCIDRYPVNTVA